The proteins below are encoded in one region of Pseudonocardia sp. DSM 110487:
- the cydC gene encoding thiol reductant ABC exporter subunit CydC, which produces MSNDEYPRPLRGLLPYMLSNRLTFTLVTLSGILYSGLAIVSAALGAWLVGSAITGIPASELRTAMAWLAGLAVATAVAQWWQSDIAHDWAFRLQRVLRVRIFDGLERATPGRLLGKRTGDLSATATADVNTSELFFAHTAGDYLGAIITSVAALAVIAAIDPLTGLVTLVLMVLIAAVPLALGKLATAQGARQRAELGTLNAEAVDGIQGLRELVVFRQTGAYLTRLLERTRRFQRMQMSYARRSALEASASELLTSLGYLVILVVAARAVVAGAVDVRWLPVLIVLGVASLAPIATVSATARTLGDVRAAAARILTVVNYPPHVDEPAAPAPVAALEPRVRFDDVRFRYTPDGPEVLRGVSFTAEPGETVALVGRSGAGKSTCANLLLRFWDPTSGTIELGGRDLRTLPAAELRRLVTLVPQDVYLFNASVADNIRLGRPDATDEEVEQAARAAFAHEFIQALPDGYATPCGERGAQLSGGQRQRIAIARALLGNAPVVIMDEAVSNLDTESERAVQDATARVRHGHTTLLIAHRLSTIRSADRVLLLGDGEILDTGRHEELLERSTAYRDLLATQHHGVVAA; this is translated from the coding sequence ATGAGCAACGACGAGTACCCGCGGCCGCTGCGCGGCCTGCTCCCCTACATGCTGTCCAACCGGCTGACGTTCACACTGGTCACGCTGTCCGGGATCCTCTACTCCGGCCTCGCGATCGTCTCCGCCGCCCTCGGCGCCTGGCTGGTCGGCTCCGCGATCACCGGGATCCCGGCATCGGAGCTGCGCACCGCCATGGCGTGGCTGGCCGGGCTGGCGGTCGCCACCGCCGTGGCCCAGTGGTGGCAGTCCGACATCGCGCACGACTGGGCGTTCCGGCTGCAGCGGGTGCTGCGGGTACGGATCTTCGACGGCCTGGAGCGAGCCACCCCCGGACGGCTGCTCGGCAAGCGCACCGGCGACCTGTCCGCCACCGCGACCGCCGACGTCAACACCTCCGAGCTGTTCTTCGCCCACACCGCGGGGGACTACCTCGGCGCGATCATCACGTCCGTCGCGGCGCTCGCCGTCATCGCGGCGATCGACCCGCTCACCGGCCTCGTCACGCTCGTCCTCATGGTCCTGATCGCCGCCGTCCCGCTCGCGCTCGGCAAGCTCGCCACGGCGCAGGGCGCCCGGCAGCGCGCCGAGCTGGGCACGCTCAACGCCGAAGCCGTCGACGGCATCCAGGGCCTGCGCGAGCTCGTGGTCTTCCGGCAGACGGGCGCGTACCTGACCCGGCTGCTCGAGCGCACCCGGCGGTTCCAGCGGATGCAGATGTCGTACGCCCGCCGGTCGGCGCTCGAAGCGTCGGCCAGCGAGCTGCTCACCTCGCTCGGCTATCTCGTCATCCTGGTGGTCGCCGCCCGCGCGGTGGTGGCCGGCGCGGTGGACGTCCGGTGGCTGCCGGTACTCATCGTGCTCGGCGTGGCGTCGCTCGCGCCGATCGCCACCGTGTCGGCGACCGCCCGCACGCTCGGTGACGTCCGGGCCGCCGCGGCGCGCATCCTCACCGTCGTCAACTACCCGCCGCACGTCGACGAGCCGGCCGCGCCGGCGCCCGTCGCGGCACTCGAGCCGCGGGTGCGCTTCGACGACGTCCGCTTCCGCTACACGCCCGACGGCCCTGAGGTGCTGCGCGGCGTCAGCTTCACCGCCGAACCCGGCGAGACCGTCGCACTCGTCGGGCGCTCGGGGGCCGGCAAGTCCACCTGCGCGAACCTGCTCCTGCGGTTCTGGGACCCGACCAGCGGCACCATCGAGCTGGGCGGGCGCGACCTGCGCACCCTGCCGGCGGCCGAGCTGCGCCGCCTGGTCACGCTGGTCCCGCAGGACGTCTACCTGTTCAACGCCTCGGTCGCCGACAACATCCGGCTCGGCCGGCCCGACGCGACCGACGAGGAGGTCGAGCAGGCTGCCCGGGCGGCGTTCGCGCACGAGTTCATCCAGGCGCTCCCCGACGGCTACGCCACCCCGTGCGGTGAGCGCGGCGCGCAGCTGTCCGGCGGCCAGCGACAGCGCATCGCCATCGCCCGCGCCCTGCTCGGCAACGCCCCGGTCGTGATCATGGACGAGGCCGTCTCCAACCTCGACACCGAGAGCGAGCGGGCCGTCCAGGACGCCACCGCCCGCGTCCGGCACGGCCACACCACGCTGCTCATCGCCCACCGGCTCTCCACGATCCGCAGCGCCGACCGCGTGCTCCTGCTCGGCGACGGCGAGATCCTCGACACCGGGCGGCACGAGGAGCTCCTCGAGCGCAGCACCGCCTACCGCGACCTGCTCGCCACCCAGCACCACGGCGTCGTAGCGGCATGA
- a CDS encoding DeoR/GlpR family DNA-binding transcription regulator, with product MSAKKSEPQRRLPAGRKAQLAAHVADAGQVTVGELAERFGVSIDTVRRDLDQLSADGVLVRTYGGAVSLSTAFRTDSAVDQRLALLAEEKEQIAALAATLVQDGSTIMINGGTTTLALARSLRQHRDLTVATNNLLVPGALPPTAIRDVYIFGGAVRTLTLTTIGPVSFRATGGAELDISCDLALIGVGAVSADGGYTTSHLGEAAMMQEMISRAARVAILADSSKFGRQLFAQVSELGSADYLITDTMPPPDLRDALAANAVELITPAVGEQPGNRGG from the coding sequence GTGAGCGCCAAGAAGTCCGAGCCGCAGCGCAGGCTGCCCGCGGGCCGCAAGGCCCAACTCGCGGCGCACGTCGCCGACGCCGGCCAGGTCACGGTCGGCGAGCTGGCCGAACGCTTCGGTGTCTCCATCGACACCGTGCGCCGCGATCTCGATCAGCTCAGCGCCGACGGCGTCCTCGTGCGCACCTATGGTGGCGCCGTCAGTCTGTCGACGGCCTTCCGCACCGACAGCGCCGTCGACCAGCGCCTTGCCCTCCTGGCGGAGGAGAAGGAGCAGATCGCGGCGCTGGCCGCGACGCTGGTCCAGGACGGCTCGACGATCATGATCAATGGCGGGACCACCACTCTCGCGCTGGCCCGCAGCCTGCGGCAGCACCGCGACCTCACGGTCGCGACGAACAACCTGCTCGTGCCCGGCGCACTGCCGCCCACGGCGATCCGGGACGTCTACATCTTCGGCGGAGCGGTGCGCACGCTGACGCTCACCACCATCGGGCCGGTCAGCTTCCGGGCCACCGGCGGTGCCGAACTGGACATCAGCTGCGACCTGGCGCTGATCGGTGTCGGCGCTGTCTCCGCGGACGGCGGCTACACGACCAGCCACCTCGGCGAAGCCGCGATGATGCAGGAGATGATCTCGCGCGCGGCCCGCGTGGCGATACTCGCCGACTCGTCCAAGTTCGGCCGCCAACTGTTCGCCCAGGTGTCCGAGCTGGGCAGCGCCGACTACCTGATCACCGACACCATGCCGCCGCCCGACCTGAGAGACGCCCTCGCCGCGAACGCGGTCGAGTTGATCACGCCTGCGGTCGGTGAGCAGCCCGGCAATCGTGGTGGGTGA
- a CDS encoding sugar ABC transporter substrate-binding protein codes for MATRTTRLKRLIGATTVAATLALTAACGSGGSGDAGSGGPVTLEFAQWWGAELPAGEFDKIISDFTAQNPNIKVELLSAPYASTKQQLVTGAASQTLPDVVGLDGAWVNDFAKQGAITDLSTLMTDANYDTSQLASQVQVQDATYMIPVVNFVYPLFVNKDLLAKAGVTDVPTTRSQFLDAAKKISALGGDVKGWALPLDTAVPNGVQNDVMSWLWASGGTMLQDGKPNLTSPGVKSAVEYVKSLNDAGVIAPGSLTMKEQDKVEKFTNGQVGMMIDSLAHINLIKEGKPDLNFEVAAVPAEDGYTGERGIPYASWGIGISDSTEHKAEAFKFVQYLLSQEVNAKLSTIANGFPGNKNAQPDFSGGDPRFKTAFDIYQQGYPANEFVGLPKSEDLMRTFDEQLQLVLTGSATVDDALTKSQESWSSVIE; via the coding sequence ATGGCCACGCGCACAACCCGGTTGAAGCGCCTGATAGGGGCGACGACAGTGGCCGCGACACTCGCACTCACGGCAGCGTGCGGTTCGGGCGGCTCGGGTGACGCCGGCTCGGGTGGGCCCGTGACCCTGGAGTTCGCCCAGTGGTGGGGAGCCGAGCTTCCGGCCGGGGAGTTCGACAAGATCATTTCTGACTTCACGGCGCAGAACCCGAACATCAAGGTCGAACTGCTGAGCGCGCCGTACGCGTCGACCAAGCAGCAGCTGGTCACCGGCGCGGCGTCCCAGACCCTGCCCGACGTCGTGGGCCTGGATGGCGCCTGGGTCAACGACTTCGCCAAGCAGGGCGCGATCACCGATCTGTCCACGCTGATGACCGACGCGAACTACGACACGAGCCAACTCGCCAGCCAGGTCCAGGTCCAGGACGCGACCTACATGATCCCGGTGGTCAACTTCGTCTACCCGCTCTTCGTCAACAAGGACCTGCTCGCCAAGGCGGGCGTCACGGACGTGCCCACCACGCGCAGCCAGTTCCTGGATGCGGCCAAGAAGATCAGTGCGCTCGGCGGCGACGTCAAGGGCTGGGCGCTCCCGCTCGACACCGCCGTCCCCAACGGCGTCCAGAACGACGTCATGTCCTGGCTGTGGGCATCCGGCGGCACCATGCTCCAGGACGGCAAGCCGAACCTGACCAGCCCTGGGGTCAAGAGCGCGGTCGAGTACGTGAAGAGCCTGAACGACGCCGGCGTCATCGCCCCCGGCTCGCTCACGATGAAGGAGCAGGACAAGGTCGAGAAGTTCACCAACGGCCAGGTCGGCATGATGATCGACTCGCTTGCGCACATCAACCTGATCAAGGAGGGCAAGCCGGACCTGAACTTCGAGGTGGCGGCCGTGCCGGCCGAGGACGGCTACACCGGCGAGCGCGGCATCCCGTACGCGTCGTGGGGCATCGGCATCTCCGACTCCACCGAGCACAAGGCCGAGGCGTTCAAGTTCGTGCAGTACCTGCTCAGCCAGGAGGTCAACGCGAAGCTGAGCACGATCGCGAACGGCTTCCCCGGCAACAAGAACGCGCAGCCCGACTTCTCTGGCGGCGACCCGCGGTTCAAGACTGCCTTCGACATCTACCAGCAGGGCTACCCGGCCAACGAGTTCGTCGGCCTGCCCAAGTCCGAGGACCTGATGCGCACCTTCGACGAACAGCTCCAGCTCGTGCTGACCGGCAGTGCGACTGTTGACGACGCCCTCACCAAGTCGCAGGAGTCCTGGTCCTCGGTGATCGAGTAG
- a CDS encoding carbohydrate ABC transporter permease, giving the protein MTSANVDPAAAPKTAAWAGQAAAGRHRHGLARRLVPYGYLSPTMLLITVLMVVPIVMVIGYSFQDNVIVNKNPVFAGFANYAKVLTDADFLASLGNTAVFISVSTVAHLVLGLAFAMMLNTQLLGGITKAVFRIVYILPWLFTIAVIAVIWRLLFDPAGVVNYVLNTVGLLQEGVAWLGDPVTALWAVTFANIWSGYPFFMISLLAALQGISADLYEAAAMDGTNWFQRFVHVTLAQLRPVIVSMAVLDLIWTSQQFALIWMMTGGGPLNATEMLSTYTYKQAFSEYEFATASAAAVIVLLLTTALAFFYVRQQREQ; this is encoded by the coding sequence ATGACATCCGCGAACGTCGATCCCGCGGCCGCCCCGAAGACCGCGGCGTGGGCCGGACAGGCCGCAGCGGGCCGGCACCGCCACGGCCTGGCCCGGCGCCTGGTCCCGTACGGCTACCTGTCCCCCACGATGCTGCTGATCACGGTCCTGATGGTGGTCCCCATCGTCATGGTGATCGGCTACTCGTTCCAGGACAACGTGATCGTCAACAAGAACCCGGTGTTCGCCGGGTTCGCCAACTACGCCAAGGTGCTCACCGACGCGGACTTCCTGGCCTCGCTCGGGAACACCGCCGTCTTCATCTCGGTCAGCACCGTGGCCCACCTGGTACTCGGCCTCGCCTTCGCGATGATGCTCAACACGCAACTGCTGGGCGGGATCACGAAGGCCGTCTTCCGCATCGTCTACATCCTGCCCTGGCTGTTCACGATCGCGGTGATCGCCGTCATCTGGCGGCTGCTGTTCGACCCGGCCGGCGTGGTCAACTACGTCCTGAACACGGTGGGTCTCCTCCAGGAGGGCGTGGCCTGGCTCGGCGACCCGGTCACGGCGCTCTGGGCGGTGACCTTCGCGAACATCTGGTCCGGCTACCCGTTCTTCATGATCAGCCTGCTCGCCGCTCTGCAGGGCATCTCGGCCGATCTCTACGAGGCGGCGGCCATGGACGGGACGAACTGGTTCCAGCGGTTCGTCCACGTGACCCTGGCCCAGTTGCGGCCGGTGATCGTCAGCATGGCGGTGCTCGACCTGATCTGGACCTCCCAGCAGTTCGCGCTGATCTGGATGATGACCGGCGGCGGGCCGTTGAACGCCACCGAGATGCTCAGCACCTACACCTACAAGCAGGCCTTCAGCGAGTACGAGTTCGCGACCGCATCCGCCGCTGCCGTGATCGTCCTGCTCCTCACGACGGCCCTGGCCTTCTTCTACGTGCGCCAGCAAAGGGAGCAGTGA
- a CDS encoding carbohydrate ABC transporter permease, which produces MATTITGTRRTLAKVGVITGLVIGALFAGLPVVWMLSTSFKNNGEVFQNPPNLITESFSLDAYREILGNGAQLRFFLNSYIVAFAVTILTLLVAILAGYAFSRFRFPFQRTINAVIVSVQVVPPITLVIPYFGLVVALGLYNTYLGLILTHMVFTLPYAIIMITAYLNTLPRELDESVKIDGGTSWTALWRVLVPVSVPGLIAVGVYTFMISWNEYLFALTLTRTDDMRTVPIGIQLLMGQHSYEWNQMMAMSILGSIPVLLLFLLFQRRFIGGLTAGAVKA; this is translated from the coding sequence ATGGCGACAACAATCACCGGGACTCGTCGCACCCTCGCGAAGGTCGGCGTCATCACCGGGCTGGTCATCGGGGCGCTGTTCGCCGGTCTGCCGGTCGTGTGGATGCTCTCCACCTCGTTCAAGAACAACGGGGAGGTCTTCCAGAACCCGCCGAACCTGATCACGGAGAGTTTCTCGCTCGACGCCTACCGCGAGATCCTGGGCAACGGCGCCCAGCTGCGCTTCTTCCTCAACAGCTACATCGTCGCGTTCGCGGTGACCATCCTGACACTGCTGGTGGCCATCCTCGCCGGATACGCATTCAGCCGCTTCAGGTTCCCGTTCCAGCGGACCATCAACGCGGTGATCGTCAGCGTCCAGGTCGTGCCGCCGATCACGCTCGTCATTCCGTATTTCGGGCTCGTCGTGGCACTCGGCCTGTACAACACCTATCTCGGCCTGATCCTCACGCACATGGTGTTCACCCTTCCGTACGCGATCATCATGATCACCGCGTACCTGAACACATTGCCGCGAGAGCTGGACGAGTCGGTGAAGATCGATGGTGGCACCAGCTGGACGGCGCTGTGGCGGGTCCTGGTGCCGGTCTCGGTGCCCGGCCTGATCGCGGTCGGGGTCTACACGTTCATGATCTCGTGGAACGAGTACCTCTTCGCGCTCACGCTGACCCGTACCGACGACATGCGCACGGTGCCCATCGGCATCCAGCTACTCATGGGTCAGCACTCGTACGAGTGGAACCAGATGATGGCGATGAGCATCCTCGGGTCCATTCCCGTCCTCCTCCTCTTCCTCCTCTTCCAGCGAAGGTTCATCGGCGGACTCACCGCCGGTGCCGTCAAGGCCTGA
- a CDS encoding ketose-bisphosphate aldolase — MLTTGKAILDVANEHSFAVPAFNISDWAMFQGIVEISEETDAPLLVGIHPDEVRHIGREMITGIIERSHRSSVPIAIHWDHGATYEQILEAIQFGFTSVMIDGSLKPFDENVAITRKVTDTAHALGLSVEGELGTIGANDSYAEGGSAEIIYTDPDDAVTFVEQTGVDSLAVAIGTFHGFFPAHLKPELKLDLLKEIKSRVQIPLVLHGGSNNPDDEIREAARIGINKINISTDIKVAYHSKMREVLGDDPKVREPNAIQPACVAAMKVVAAQKIELFGAAGKASLY, encoded by the coding sequence ATGCTGACGACCGGCAAGGCGATCCTGGACGTCGCCAATGAGCACAGCTTCGCCGTGCCCGCCTTCAACATCAGCGACTGGGCGATGTTCCAGGGGATCGTGGAGATCAGCGAGGAGACGGACGCCCCGCTCCTCGTCGGCATCCATCCCGACGAGGTACGGCACATCGGCCGCGAGATGATCACCGGTATCATCGAGCGCTCGCACCGCTCGAGCGTCCCGATCGCGATCCACTGGGACCACGGCGCCACCTACGAGCAGATCCTGGAAGCGATCCAGTTCGGCTTCACGTCCGTGATGATCGACGGCTCGCTGAAGCCGTTCGACGAGAACGTCGCGATCACCCGGAAGGTGACCGACACCGCGCACGCTCTCGGCCTGTCGGTGGAAGGCGAGCTCGGCACCATCGGCGCGAACGACAGCTACGCAGAGGGCGGCTCCGCCGAGATCATCTACACCGACCCCGACGACGCGGTCACGTTCGTCGAGCAGACCGGTGTAGACAGCCTCGCCGTGGCGATCGGCACGTTCCACGGCTTCTTCCCGGCCCATCTGAAGCCGGAGCTCAAGCTCGACCTGCTCAAGGAGATCAAGAGCCGGGTGCAGATCCCGCTGGTGCTGCACGGTGGCTCCAACAATCCGGACGACGAGATCCGCGAGGCCGCGCGGATCGGCATCAACAAAATCAACATCTCGACCGACATCAAGGTCGCCTACCACAGCAAGATGCGCGAGGTGCTGGGCGACGACCCGAAGGTGCGCGAGCCGAACGCCATCCAGCCCGCCTGCGTCGCGGCCATGAAGGTGGTCGCCGCCCAGAAGATCGAGCTGTTCGGCGCCGCAGGCAAGGCCTCGCTCTACTGA
- a CDS encoding ADP-dependent glucokinase/phosphofructokinase has translation MADASRVVLGLGGCVDYELTLTADVLERLVTEYGVRAAELTGPATVAGERDLVVSILGYVARGGGGEHFVASAPALEAFAGRFPHQATLGGTSVRAGILMSRLGVPPTFHLVSLNDTVRRLLPSDSEYISSGDEDTFYPHLIVQYDRGLRIRAGDLDITAPFPNRLIYVNDPANGAMLLADELGPRLRAAEIFLISGFNAMRDKDELDERLASLRSHMRQLPPGAVTYFEDAAYHEPALGLQVRDALLDEIDVYGMNEDEMQAYLGHPVDLLSAREVADALTAVHTLIPVPTLVLHTKYWAAALCRKVLGARAGAYADALDTGTVLAATRYCHGDDFTDEDVDRLRRQPRRPESVAFAAALHEQMDNSVRCVPGFALDVAHPTTVGLGDTFVGGFLAALAREDRR, from the coding sequence ATGGCCGACGCGTCCCGTGTCGTACTGGGCCTCGGCGGGTGCGTCGACTACGAGTTGACGCTCACCGCGGACGTGCTGGAACGGCTGGTCACCGAGTACGGCGTCCGTGCGGCGGAACTGACCGGGCCTGCCACGGTGGCCGGCGAGCGGGACCTCGTGGTGTCGATCCTCGGGTACGTGGCCAGGGGCGGGGGCGGCGAGCACTTCGTCGCCTCCGCCCCGGCGCTCGAGGCCTTCGCCGGCCGGTTCCCACACCAGGCGACCCTGGGCGGCACCTCGGTGCGGGCCGGGATCCTGATGAGCCGACTGGGCGTGCCGCCCACGTTCCACCTGGTCAGCCTCAACGACACGGTGCGCCGGTTGCTCCCGTCGGACAGCGAGTACATCTCGAGCGGCGACGAGGACACCTTCTACCCCCACCTGATCGTCCAGTACGACCGCGGCCTGCGGATCCGGGCCGGCGACCTCGACATCACCGCGCCGTTCCCCAACCGGCTGATCTACGTCAACGACCCGGCCAACGGTGCCATGCTGCTCGCCGACGAGCTCGGTCCCCGGCTTCGCGCGGCGGAGATCTTCCTGATCTCGGGGTTCAACGCCATGCGCGACAAGGACGAGCTCGATGAAAGGCTCGCTTCCCTCCGCTCCCACATGCGGCAGCTGCCGCCCGGCGCGGTGACCTACTTCGAGGACGCGGCGTACCACGAGCCCGCCCTGGGCCTTCAAGTCCGGGACGCGCTGCTCGACGAGATCGACGTGTACGGGATGAACGAGGACGAGATGCAGGCCTACCTCGGGCACCCCGTCGACCTGCTCTCGGCGCGGGAGGTCGCGGACGCGCTCACGGCGGTGCACACGCTCATCCCGGTACCGACGCTGGTGCTGCACACGAAGTACTGGGCGGCGGCACTGTGTAGAAAGGTTCTGGGCGCACGCGCCGGGGCGTACGCCGACGCCCTCGACACCGGCACCGTGCTGGCCGCCACCCGCTACTGCCACGGCGACGACTTCACCGACGAGGACGTCGACCGCCTGCGTCGGCAACCACGACGGCCGGAATCCGTGGCCTTCGCGGCGGCGCTGCACGAACAGATGGACAACAGCGTCCGCTGTGTACCCGGCTTCGCACTCGACGTCGCACACCCCACCACCGTCGGTCTCGGCGACACGTTCGTCGGCGGCTTCCTCGCCGCGCTCGCCCGAGAAGATCGCCGATGA
- a CDS encoding MFS transporter, giving the protein MTSDREELRRRSVTWIVALSTIGLVFDGYDLVVYGTLVPLFLRSPGEIGEITPAMAGALGSYALFGVLVGALLAGSVGDIIGRRKVMLAAYAWFSVGMALTALASTTTAFGILRFVTGLGVGALVATTGALVAEFAPPGRRNLLNAITYSGVPLGSLLAALLAILFLGSIGWRGMFLIGAIPLVTLLPLAIVKMPESPAWLAARGRAAEARAVQQRTGVMIDEVGAITGSADVPRERAGFGGLLGRSYLLPTLLLGLLSATGLLLVYALNTWLPELMGRAGFSTNGSLAFLLVLNGGAVLGALGASRIADRFGPKPVVAASFLLGGVAVALLTVSFPLGVLLAFVAVVGLGTSGTQILIYGFVATYYRTNVRGAGVAWCAGFGRLGGIGGPLLGGFLIASGLALDSIFYVLAVLALLGTALTFVVPAARKAGSTVPVPATVSGEPATGAARA; this is encoded by the coding sequence ATGACTTCCGATCGAGAAGAGCTCCGCCGCAGGTCCGTGACGTGGATCGTCGCGCTCTCGACCATCGGCCTCGTCTTCGACGGCTACGACCTGGTCGTCTACGGCACCCTCGTGCCGCTGTTCCTGCGCAGCCCCGGCGAGATCGGCGAGATCACGCCGGCCATGGCCGGGGCGCTGGGCAGCTACGCACTCTTCGGGGTGCTGGTCGGCGCCCTGCTCGCGGGCAGCGTCGGTGACATCATCGGGCGCCGGAAGGTCATGCTCGCCGCCTACGCCTGGTTCTCGGTGGGCATGGCGCTCACAGCGCTCGCCAGCACCACGACGGCGTTCGGGATCCTGCGGTTCGTCACCGGTCTCGGCGTCGGCGCGCTCGTCGCCACCACCGGCGCCCTCGTCGCCGAGTTCGCGCCGCCCGGTCGCAGGAACCTCCTCAACGCGATCACCTACTCCGGCGTGCCGCTGGGCAGCCTGCTGGCTGCGCTGCTCGCGATCCTGTTCCTCGGCTCGATCGGTTGGCGCGGGATGTTCCTGATCGGGGCGATTCCGCTGGTGACGCTGCTGCCGCTCGCGATCGTCAAGATGCCGGAGTCGCCTGCGTGGCTGGCCGCCAGGGGCCGAGCGGCCGAGGCGCGCGCGGTGCAGCAGCGGACCGGGGTGATGATCGACGAGGTCGGCGCCATCACGGGATCGGCCGACGTCCCGCGGGAGCGGGCCGGCTTCGGCGGCCTTCTCGGCCGGTCCTACCTGTTGCCCACGCTGCTGCTCGGCCTGCTGAGCGCCACCGGGCTGCTATTGGTCTACGCGCTGAACACGTGGCTTCCCGAGCTGATGGGCCGGGCCGGGTTCTCGACGAACGGTTCGCTCGCCTTCCTGCTCGTCCTCAACGGCGGCGCGGTGCTCGGCGCGCTCGGCGCCTCCCGGATCGCCGACCGGTTCGGCCCGAAGCCGGTGGTCGCGGCGTCGTTCCTGCTCGGCGGGGTGGCGGTCGCGCTGCTCACCGTGAGCTTCCCGCTCGGCGTGCTGCTCGCGTTCGTCGCCGTCGTGGGGCTGGGTACGAGCGGCACCCAGATCCTGATCTACGGGTTCGTCGCCACGTACTACCGCACGAACGTGCGTGGCGCGGGTGTCGCGTGGTGCGCTGGCTTCGGCCGCCTCGGCGGGATCGGAGGGCCACTGCTCGGCGGGTTCCTGATCGCCTCTGGTCTCGCGCTCGACTCGATCTTCTACGTGCTGGCGGTTCTCGCCCTGCTGGGCACGGCGCTCACGTTCGTCGTGCCGGCGGCACGCAAGGCCGGGAGCACGGTGCCGGTGCCCGCCACGGTGTCGGGCGAGCCCGCCACCGGCGCGGCCCGCGCCTGA
- a CDS encoding muconolactone Delta-isomerase family protein, whose product MTTDLFAVRMDVALPPDMDPAERADLLAREKAYSQQWQRSGHWRHIWRCVGEYANLSVFAVDGNAQLHEILWGLPLFPHMTITVTPLAAHPSDIAADASGGRR is encoded by the coding sequence ATGACGACCGATCTGTTCGCGGTGCGGATGGACGTCGCGCTCCCGCCGGATATGGACCCGGCGGAGCGCGCCGACCTCCTCGCCCGCGAGAAGGCCTACTCCCAGCAATGGCAGCGCTCAGGCCACTGGCGCCACATCTGGCGCTGCGTGGGGGAGTACGCCAACTTGAGCGTCTTCGCCGTCGACGGCAACGCCCAGCTCCACGAGATCCTCTGGGGCCTCCCGCTCTTCCCGCACATGACCATCACGGTCACCCCGCTCGCCGCACACCCCTCGGACATCGCGGCCGACGCCTCCGGAGGACGACGATGA
- the catA gene encoding catechol 1,2-dioxygenase, with amino-acid sequence MSTTTHATAAGSGRNATATFARKERGTAAVDTARVDAVARDALGALHEVIRKHRLTYAEYDALKAWLIRVGADGEWPLFLDVFVEHVVEEVVNADRRGAVGTIEGPYYVPGAPEFASEGTLPMRAGEPGAPLTFQGSVTDLDGIPIEGALVELWHADDAGFYSQFAPGIPEWNLRGAIRTGADGRYTFHTIQPAPYQIPTDGATGALIASAGWHAWRPAHLHLKVSAPERLPVTTQLYFEGGEHVGDDVAQAVKPELILRPVDNRVTYDFPLDPA; translated from the coding sequence ATGTCCACCACCACGCACGCCACGGCGGCCGGCTCCGGTCGCAATGCCACCGCCACATTCGCGCGCAAGGAGCGCGGCACCGCCGCGGTCGACACCGCCCGGGTGGACGCCGTCGCCCGCGATGCGCTCGGTGCCCTGCACGAGGTCATCCGCAAGCACCGGCTGACCTACGCCGAGTACGACGCGCTCAAGGCATGGCTGATCCGGGTCGGCGCGGACGGCGAGTGGCCGCTGTTCCTCGACGTGTTCGTCGAGCACGTCGTCGAGGAGGTCGTCAACGCCGACCGCCGGGGCGCGGTCGGCACCATCGAGGGCCCGTACTACGTGCCGGGTGCTCCGGAGTTCGCGAGCGAGGGCACGCTGCCGATGCGCGCGGGCGAGCCGGGCGCCCCGCTGACGTTCCAGGGCAGCGTCACCGACCTCGACGGCATTCCGATCGAGGGTGCGCTCGTAGAGCTGTGGCACGCCGACGACGCCGGCTTCTACTCGCAGTTCGCTCCGGGCATCCCGGAGTGGAACCTGCGCGGTGCGATCCGCACCGGCGCCGACGGTCGCTACACCTTCCACACGATCCAGCCCGCGCCCTACCAGATCCCCACCGACGGCGCGACCGGCGCGCTCATCGCCTCCGCCGGCTGGCACGCGTGGCGGCCTGCGCACCTGCACCTGAAGGTCTCCGCACCCGAACGGCTGCCGGTCACCACCCAGCTGTACTTCGAGGGCGGCGAGCACGTCGGGGACGACGTCGCCCAGGCCGTCAAGCCCGAGCTGATCCTGCGGCCGGTCGACAACCGGGTCACCTACGACTTCCCGCTCGACCCGGCATGA